In the Ochrobactrum sp. Marseille-Q0166 genome, one interval contains:
- a CDS encoding ABC transporter permease: protein MSLPPILSFALRRILQAIPVILLIMIGSFLLIKLAPGDTVDALVGDMGGADPQFVANLRTEYGLDQSVWVQLWIYMTKLAQFDFGWSYVYELPVLDVLISRLVPTLILMVSSLTVAFVFGIALGAFAARRAYSLTDNAISTLGLICYAMPSFFLSLILMFVFSVKLGWLPVGGYKTIGGFYSGWKNVWDITVHMVMPTTALSLIYVAFYMRLMRTSVLEVEDLDYVRTARAKGASGARLMFHHIMRNAFLPVVTLLGLQFSTVLGGSVVIETIFSLPGLGQLAYTSVIKRDLNTLMGIIFLCSVLVVIVNFITDLIYARLDSRIELS, encoded by the coding sequence ATGTCCCTGCCTCCCATCCTGAGTTTTGCGCTCCGGCGTATTTTGCAGGCGATACCGGTCATTCTTTTGATCATGATCGGCTCGTTCCTTCTTATCAAGCTTGCACCCGGCGACACGGTGGATGCCCTTGTCGGCGACATGGGCGGTGCCGATCCGCAATTTGTCGCCAATTTGCGTACCGAATATGGTCTTGATCAGTCAGTCTGGGTTCAGCTCTGGATTTACATGACGAAGCTTGCACAGTTCGACTTCGGCTGGTCCTATGTCTATGAGTTACCGGTGCTGGATGTGCTGATATCCCGCCTTGTACCAACCCTTATTCTCATGGTTTCGTCGCTTACGGTGGCTTTTGTGTTCGGCATCGCGCTTGGCGCCTTTGCGGCACGCCGCGCCTATTCACTGACGGATAATGCGATCTCAACACTTGGCCTGATCTGTTATGCGATGCCAAGCTTCTTCTTGAGCCTCATCTTAATGTTTGTCTTTTCCGTCAAACTTGGATGGCTGCCTGTTGGCGGCTACAAAACGATTGGCGGATTCTACTCTGGCTGGAAAAACGTCTGGGACATTACCGTTCACATGGTGATGCCCACCACAGCGCTTTCGCTGATTTATGTTGCTTTCTACATGCGCCTGATGCGCACCAGTGTTCTGGAAGTCGAAGATCTGGATTATGTCCGTACCGCACGCGCCAAAGGTGCGAGTGGTGCGCGCCTCATGTTCCATCACATCATGCGCAATGCCTTTCTTCCGGTCGTAACACTCCTCGGGCTTCAGTTCTCGACTGTGCTTGGTGGTTCCGTGGTGATTGAAACGATCTTCTCACTGCCCGGCCTTGGTCAGCTGGCTTACACCTCTGTGATAAAGCGCGACCTCAACACATTGATGGGTATCATCTTTCTATGCTCGGTGCTTGTGGTGATCGTGAATTTTATCACCGACCTTATCTATGCGCGGCTTGATTCCAGGATTGAACTGTCATGA
- a CDS encoding ABC transporter substrate-binding protein, translating into MHIRKAGLGLFLAAFSLASASSHAEEVKRGGSVIVHMNTEQGVLNPALRASTGVYQITGRIMEPLIDRTYEGYVPVLATSWTSSEDGKAITFKLRENVRWHDGQPFTCEDVSFSAMNLWKKLLNYSTTLQANLESVDCTDPHTAVFNYSKPMPLELLVAAMPDLGHPVPKHLYEGTDILKNKYNSAPVGTGPFKFVEYERGQHIIAERNDDYWRGKEYPYLDRVIWRFMPDKAAAAAALEAGELMETGFNGISMSDTERLQKDGRFDTGTKGFENNVAHSTVEFNLRNPILANLKVRQAIYHALDIDFAIKNIMRGYAKPGRGPIPSSGGANYTDDVQTYPYDVEKAKQLLDEAGYPAGPDGIRFKLRHRPAPWGEYTQLWAEYYAQALKEVGIDVELLTNDAPGFLNGVYRDHDFDTASGWHQFRSDPAVSTTVWLRSGAPVGTAWSNQFDYKSDEMDQLIDQAASELDPAKRADLYHQIQKLEMKDLPVIFAIEHPFVGVTNKALKNHHNTPRWDSSSWYDLWIDQ; encoded by the coding sequence ATGCATATCAGAAAAGCCGGCCTTGGCCTGTTTCTCGCCGCTTTTTCGCTCGCTTCGGCGTCATCTCACGCCGAAGAAGTGAAACGCGGCGGCTCGGTCATTGTACACATGAATACCGAACAGGGTGTCCTTAACCCTGCATTGCGCGCTTCCACTGGCGTATACCAGATTACTGGCCGTATTATGGAGCCGCTTATTGATCGCACCTATGAAGGCTATGTGCCTGTTTTGGCAACAAGCTGGACTTCATCGGAAGACGGCAAGGCGATCACGTTCAAGCTGCGCGAGAATGTTCGCTGGCACGATGGTCAGCCTTTCACCTGCGAGGACGTTTCCTTCAGCGCGATGAACCTGTGGAAAAAACTGCTCAACTATTCAACGACGCTCCAGGCAAATCTGGAATCCGTTGATTGCACAGATCCGCATACGGCCGTTTTCAACTATTCAAAGCCTATGCCGCTGGAACTGCTCGTTGCGGCCATGCCTGATCTTGGACATCCGGTACCAAAACACCTCTATGAAGGCACGGATATTCTAAAGAACAAATACAACTCGGCGCCAGTTGGCACGGGTCCGTTTAAATTTGTTGAGTATGAGCGCGGGCAGCACATCATTGCCGAGCGTAACGATGACTACTGGCGCGGCAAGGAATATCCTTATCTCGACCGTGTGATATGGCGCTTCATGCCTGATAAGGCTGCGGCTGCGGCAGCACTTGAAGCTGGCGAATTGATGGAAACCGGCTTTAACGGTATTTCCATGTCCGACACCGAACGCCTCCAGAAAGATGGCCGTTTCGACACCGGAACCAAAGGTTTTGAAAACAACGTTGCGCACTCGACTGTTGAATTCAACCTGCGCAATCCGATCCTTGCAAATCTGAAAGTTCGTCAGGCGATCTATCACGCGCTTGATATTGATTTCGCGATCAAGAACATCATGCGCGGCTATGCCAAGCCGGGTCGTGGCCCGATCCCAAGCTCTGGTGGCGCAAATTATACAGATGACGTGCAAACATACCCTTACGACGTCGAAAAGGCCAAGCAGCTGCTTGACGAAGCTGGGTATCCCGCGGGCCCTGATGGTATTCGCTTCAAACTGCGCCATCGTCCGGCACCTTGGGGGGAATATACGCAGCTATGGGCTGAATATTACGCACAGGCTTTGAAAGAAGTCGGCATCGATGTGGAATTGCTGACCAATGATGCACCGGGCTTCCTGAATGGCGTCTATCGTGATCACGATTTCGACACGGCAAGCGGCTGGCATCAGTTCCGCTCTGATCCTGCTGTTTCCACAACCGTCTGGCTCCGTTCGGGCGCACCGGTTGGCACAGCGTGGTCGAACCAGTTCGATTACAAATCCGATGAAATGGATCAGCTGATTGATCAGGCCGCTTCCGAGCTTGATCCGGCAAAACGTGCAGATCTCTATCATCAGATTCAGAAGCTTGAGATGAAAGATCTTCCCGTCATCTTTGCAATTGAACATCCGTTTGTCGGCGTAACCAACAAGGCACTGAAGAACCATCACAATACACCGCGTTGGGATTCTTCAAGCTGGTATGACCTCTGGATCGATCAATAA
- a CDS encoding VOC family protein — MSHPVKGVDHVFLLVNDLDKGAEQYRRLGFTLSPRGLHSKEKGSANYTIMFPDDYFELLGMVAETEGNVHLREKLNVQGEGLHAIACRIESAEQAKSELAALGINTGEVGKFSRPVSLPNGSEGVAAFETVSFADSEVPQGMVFMCQHKTRDTVWVPDLLQHANGAKGLAAIVAISDDPATTAEGFARLFAEGKVSEDNGEWAVVTGPNSADILVFTPEQAKKAYAGIDFSTVPALAFAALRIKTSSLEIARAALDMANVRYTETSRGFLVDPENANGTALEFVEA, encoded by the coding sequence ATGTCTCATCCTGTTAAAGGTGTCGATCACGTTTTTCTTCTGGTCAACGATCTGGATAAAGGCGCGGAGCAATATCGACGTCTGGGCTTCACATTGAGTCCGCGTGGCCTGCACAGTAAGGAAAAGGGTTCCGCCAATTATACGATCATGTTCCCGGATGATTATTTCGAGCTTCTTGGCATGGTTGCGGAAACGGAAGGCAATGTTCATCTGCGCGAGAAGTTGAATGTGCAGGGTGAGGGGCTACATGCGATTGCTTGCCGTATAGAAAGTGCTGAACAAGCTAAGTCGGAACTTGCTGCTTTGGGTATCAATACGGGGGAAGTGGGCAAGTTTTCCCGCCCGGTGTCATTGCCAAATGGCAGTGAAGGCGTGGCTGCATTTGAGACAGTTTCGTTTGCTGATAGTGAAGTGCCACAGGGTATGGTTTTCATGTGTCAGCATAAAACCCGCGATACCGTATGGGTGCCAGACTTACTGCAACATGCAAATGGAGCGAAAGGATTGGCGGCGATTGTTGCTATTTCAGACGATCCGGCCACGACTGCCGAAGGCTTTGCAAGGCTTTTCGCTGAAGGCAAAGTAAGTGAAGATAACGGCGAGTGGGCTGTTGTTACCGGACCTAATTCTGCTGATATTCTGGTGTTTACACCAGAACAGGCAAAAAAGGCTTATGCAGGAATCGATTTCAGTACTGTGCCCGCGCTGGCTTTTGCGGCATTGCGCATAAAAACAAGCTCGCTTGAGATTGCACGTGCCGCTCTTGATATGGCGAATGTACGGTATACGGAAACATCGCGTGGCTTTCTGGTAGATCCAGAAAATGCAAATGGGACGGCGCTTGAATTTGTAGAAGCGTAA
- a CDS encoding helix-turn-helix transcriptional regulator has translation MVKQLATVFRLQMEIHELLAINLRRIRVARGISQDELALISGVERAYTGRLERGLMNPTIKTLAKLATALQCDVRDFFDQPDQEAFLMENLRPGRKSASGN, from the coding sequence GTGGTCAAGCAGTTGGCAACGGTGTTTCGTCTGCAAATGGAGATTCATGAACTATTAGCAATTAACCTTCGTCGTATCCGAGTAGCTCGCGGCATTTCTCAGGACGAACTTGCACTGATTTCTGGGGTAGAGCGCGCCTACACTGGGCGCTTGGAAAGAGGTTTAATGAACCCAACGATCAAAACTCTCGCTAAATTAGCGACAGCGTTGCAATGCGACGTGCGAGATTTTTTTGACCAGCCTGATCAAGAAGCATTTTTAATGGAGAATCTGCGACCGGGACGCAAAAGTGCTTCAGGTAATTAA
- a CDS encoding invasion associated locus B family protein, translating to MSSFFPVQAQETATGVAQSEAPAVQSKRFDDWYYRCAEVKAADGKTLAQCEVAQIAQVKQGEENVNVLTLAIAKTAPEAGKKPSGNELLLTALVPLNVVLPIGLGMAADSRDVVTIPYRNCNQAGCWAQQKLDQKMLAALQKGSAGEARLRLMNGQNINLKFSLKGLTKALAELQKPTKA from the coding sequence ATGTCGAGCTTTTTTCCTGTGCAGGCACAGGAGACTGCTACCGGCGTAGCACAATCCGAAGCACCAGCTGTTCAGTCAAAACGTTTTGATGACTGGTATTATCGTTGCGCCGAAGTCAAAGCCGCAGACGGGAAAACTCTCGCACAATGTGAAGTCGCTCAGATCGCTCAGGTCAAACAGGGCGAGGAGAACGTCAATGTTCTCACGCTGGCCATTGCTAAAACTGCGCCTGAAGCCGGAAAGAAACCCTCCGGCAATGAGCTGTTATTGACTGCACTCGTTCCGCTGAATGTTGTGCTGCCAATTGGTCTTGGTATGGCTGCTGACAGCAGAGATGTTGTTACGATCCCTTATCGCAACTGTAATCAGGCTGGATGCTGGGCGCAGCAGAAGCTCGATCAAAAAATGCTCGCTGCTTTGCAAAAAGGGTCTGCGGGAGAAGCGCGTCTGCGTCTGATGAATGGGCAGAATATCAATCTCAAGTTTTCTTTGAAGGGGCTCACCAAGGCTCTCGCAGAATTGCAAAAGCCAACTAAAGCCTGA
- a CDS encoding ShlB/FhaC/HecB family hemolysin secretion/activation protein, with protein MMFSVRLGQLWLGLSALLLASTTSGFAQQLPNGVPNAAASPADDFMRRQAEQDLEQRLRALGDATPREVTPVRREHAEPTTDAATGPCFAITRVEVEGVTLLSSQTLAPTLASYQNKCIGLADINVLLKDITSLYMDAGYITSRVYVPEQDIAKTKVLRLVAAEGSLSDIYLNGKPAEYPGLLATAFPGLKGKPVNIRDVEQGLDQVNRLSSNNAKTSMLPGKEPGASILNVENKPGLPWHFSLANNNLGQKSTGYSRSSVSFRMDNLFNLNDLLSLTYEHTGPDYPWPNDGVGQSNSISGSISVPYGYWTFTLNGSYYKYRSSVPGQYSDIDSSGKSKQLGFSVDRVILRDKDSITTLNAGIAYKATDNFLMGSLIEVGSREYSVANLGISHSRRMLGGLWVFDLSYNQGLGLFGATKRGEPGAGDAEPEFAKFTGTINVTKPFQLASQNLQFSTLINGQYSPDNLYGAEQISLGGYSNVRGTRDSILFGNNGLFTRNELVWRTLPWKDSELLTKRLGELRPYAAIDYGHVFEQSRFGIEGGDVSGWTVGTRLAGGNIGADIGYSRIIKSTADTNGTDLFFVSTSLQW; from the coding sequence ATGATGTTTTCTGTTCGTTTGGGCCAGCTTTGGCTTGGACTCAGTGCTTTGTTGCTTGCTTCGACAACTTCTGGTTTTGCCCAGCAGCTACCCAATGGTGTGCCGAATGCGGCTGCATCCCCTGCCGATGATTTCATGCGTCGTCAGGCCGAACAGGATTTGGAACAGCGACTGCGTGCTTTGGGTGATGCAACACCGCGTGAAGTGACACCAGTTAGGCGCGAGCATGCCGAGCCGACGACGGACGCTGCAACCGGACCATGCTTTGCAATCACCCGTGTTGAGGTGGAAGGTGTCACTCTGCTTTCAAGTCAAACACTAGCTCCCACATTGGCTTCATATCAGAACAAGTGCATTGGACTTGCTGATATCAATGTTCTGTTGAAAGACATCACCAGCCTTTACATGGATGCGGGGTATATTACGTCACGCGTTTATGTGCCGGAGCAGGATATCGCAAAGACCAAGGTCTTGCGCCTTGTGGCAGCGGAAGGTTCACTTTCAGACATCTACCTCAATGGAAAGCCTGCTGAATATCCGGGCTTGCTTGCAACTGCCTTTCCCGGTCTCAAGGGGAAGCCTGTTAATATACGTGATGTTGAACAAGGGCTTGATCAGGTCAATCGACTGTCTTCTAACAATGCAAAGACGTCAATGTTGCCAGGGAAAGAGCCAGGGGCTTCTATTCTCAATGTCGAGAATAAACCCGGTCTGCCGTGGCATTTCTCACTGGCCAACAACAATCTTGGTCAGAAATCGACCGGTTATTCACGGTCTTCGGTTTCATTCCGTATGGATAATCTGTTCAATCTGAATGACCTTTTGTCGCTCACCTATGAACATACCGGACCTGATTATCCATGGCCCAATGACGGTGTTGGTCAGAGCAACAGCATTTCTGGCTCAATCAGCGTTCCCTATGGCTACTGGACCTTCACGCTCAACGGCTCCTATTACAAATATCGCAGTTCCGTTCCCGGCCAATATTCGGACATCGACAGTTCTGGTAAATCGAAGCAACTGGGCTTTAGCGTTGATCGCGTTATTCTGCGAGACAAGGATTCCATCACGACTCTCAATGCTGGTATCGCTTATAAGGCTACTGACAATTTCCTGATGGGCAGTCTGATTGAAGTCGGTAGCCGTGAATATTCTGTTGCTAATCTTGGCATATCACATTCGCGACGGATGCTCGGCGGGCTTTGGGTCTTCGATCTGAGTTATAATCAAGGACTTGGCCTCTTTGGCGCAACGAAACGCGGTGAACCGGGCGCAGGCGATGCCGAGCCAGAGTTTGCGAAGTTCACGGGCACGATCAACGTCACCAAGCCCTTCCAGTTAGCCAGCCAGAACCTGCAATTCTCGACACTGATCAACGGACAGTATTCGCCCGACAACCTTTATGGCGCAGAGCAGATTTCACTGGGTGGATACTCCAATGTGCGTGGTACTCGTGACAGCATCCTGTTCGGGAATAATGGCCTGTTCACCCGCAATGAGCTCGTCTGGCGCACCTTGCCGTGGAAGGATAGTGAGCTGTTGACCAAGCGCCTCGGCGAATTGCGGCCCTACGCAGCCATTGATTATGGCCATGTATTCGAGCAGTCGCGGTTTGGCATTGAAGGCGGCGATGTCTCCGGCTGGACCGTAGGGACGCGTCTGGCGGGCGGCAATATTGGTGCCGATATCGGCTATTCACGCATCATCAAAAGCACAGCCGATACCAATGGCACGGATTTGTTTTTTGTCAGCACATCGCTGCAGTGGTGA